From a region of the Synchiropus splendidus isolate RoL2022-P1 chromosome 12, RoL_Sspl_1.0, whole genome shotgun sequence genome:
- the slc30a2 gene encoding zinc transporter 2, which translates to MDKNIVNTEKSHLIEERNAKMYSLKQPSSVLDSKDVDYPLKNGSMSGAIELKRPTGLHCHRTRAPACEDGVDKLLAKKKLYIASGVCLIFMIGEVIGGYLAHSLAIMTDAAHLLTDFGSMMVSLFSLWISSRPPTKTMNFGWHRSEILGAFISVMSIWIVTGVLVYLAIERIVRNDYEIDGHVMLVTSGCAVIVNIIMAYILHHSTTFHAHGSGYHQIDEDGQSPVAHGHSHTLLGGHGNTSVRAAFIHVVGDLLQSVGVMVAAIIIYFRPEYKVADPICTFLFSVFVLCTTITILRDVFRILMEGSPKGIEFNSVKEVLMSVKAVKSIHCLQLWALTLGQSLVSVHLAIEEGADSQSVLHEATDLLHTKFGFHSVTIQVELYSEDMSHCSQCQDPTD; encoded by the exons ATGGATAAAAACATAGTCAACACGGAGAAATCGCACCTGATTGAGGAAAGGAACGCCAAGATGTATTCTTTAAAGCAGCCGAG CTCCGTCCTGGACTCCAAAGATGTGGACTACCCGTTGAAGAACGGCAGCATGTCAGGTGCTATTGAGCTGAAGCGTCCCACCGGTCTCCACTGTCACCGGACCAGGGCGCCGGCGTGCGAGGATGGCGTGGACAAGCTGCTGGCTAAGAAGAAACTCTACATCGCGTCTGGCGTCTGCCTCATCTTCATGATCGGGGAGGTCATAG GGGGCTACCTGGCTCACAGCCTGGCCATCATGACCGACGCAGCCCACCTCCTCACTGACTTCGGCAGCATGATGGTGAGCCTGTTCTCCCTGTGGATCTCCTCCAGGCCCCCGACCAAGACCATGAACTTCGGCTGGCACAGATCAG AGATCCTTGGGGCCTTCATCTCCGTCATGTCCATCTGGATCGTCACGGGAGTCCTGGTCTACCTGGCCATCGAGAGAATCGTGCGCAACGACTATGAGATCGACGGTCACGTCATGCTGGTCACCTCTGGATGCGCCGTCATCGTCAACATCAT CATGGCCTACATCCTGCACCACTCCACCACCTTCCACGCCCACGGCAGCGGCTACCACCAGATCGACGAGGACGGCCAGAGCCCCGTGGCTCACGGACACTCACACACGCTACTAGGGGGCCACGGCAACACCAGCGTCCGCGCCGCCTTCATCCACGTGGTCGGGGACCTCCTGCAGAGCGTTGGCGTCATGGTGGCGGCCATCATCATCTACTTTCGG CCAGAGTACAAAGTGGCTGATCCCATTTGCACCTTCCTGTTCTCCGTGTTTGTCCTCTGCACGACCATCACCATTCTCAGAGACGTCTTCAGGATACTCATGGAAG GTTCTCCGAAGGGAATCGAGTTCAACTCGGTGAAGGAAGTGCTGATGTCGGTGAAGGCGGTCAAGTCCATCCACTGTCTGCAACTCTGGGCTCTGACCCTGGGGCAGTCGCTGGTCTCCGTCCACCTTGCCATAG aaGAAGGAGCTGACTCCCAGTCCGTCCTCCACGAAGCCACCGATCTCCTCCACACCAAGTTCGGTTTCCACAGCGTCACCATCCAAGTGGAGCTCTACAGTGAGGACATGAGTCACTGCTCACAGTGCCAGGACCCCACTGACTGA